In one window of Maribacter dokdonensis DSW-8 DNA:
- a CDS encoding BamA/TamA family outer membrane protein, with product MLLVVVVLFLVCSSAYGQTNVVSQLQISGTKRTKISFIEKLVALKKGMGLDSVVMDQDILRLKKLPSISHAYYKVNLLPSDQCIVQYVVEENFTLIPFANLFSSSNDNFAFRVGLQEFNSFGQNITLGAFYQYDNYSSFGVSVRAPYLVTSKLGLALNYNNFTTLEPVFFENDTADYRYSNTGFELLALYEFNLFNRMEFGFSFFTEDYAYVDGATSADVPLNLNVDKHLFKFIYDYNGLDYYYHYLDGFRSQLNFQYVGSTDDNLPEFLIGFNDFTFFKRIGERGNWANRLRLGLASNVDSPFAPFTVDNNLNIRGVGNTIDRGTAMIVLNTEYRQTIIEKNKFVLQGNFFIDGGTWRNPAGGFDDLWKSENLRIYPGVGLRFMHKRIFNAIFRIDYGYGITKDGDNGIVFGIGQYF from the coding sequence ATGCTGTTGGTTGTTGTAGTATTGTTTTTAGTATGCTCATCTGCGTATGGGCAAACCAATGTGGTAAGTCAACTGCAGATTTCAGGTACAAAGCGGACTAAGATTTCTTTTATTGAAAAGCTGGTTGCCTTAAAGAAAGGTATGGGGTTAGATTCTGTAGTAATGGATCAAGATATTCTCCGTTTAAAAAAACTGCCCTCAATATCTCACGCATATTATAAGGTGAATTTATTGCCTAGTGACCAATGTATTGTGCAGTATGTTGTAGAGGAAAATTTTACTTTAATACCATTTGCCAATCTGTTTAGTTCTTCCAATGATAATTTCGCATTTAGGGTAGGGCTGCAAGAATTTAATTCCTTTGGTCAAAATATTACTTTAGGAGCGTTTTATCAGTATGATAATTATAGTTCTTTTGGGGTAAGTGTAAGGGCACCTTACTTGGTTACCAGTAAGCTAGGTCTAGCATTAAACTATAATAATTTTACAACACTAGAGCCGGTGTTTTTTGAAAACGATACCGCAGATTATAGGTATAGTAATACAGGATTTGAGCTGTTGGCGTTGTATGAGTTCAATTTATTCAACAGAATGGAATTTGGTTTCAGTTTTTTTACTGAAGATTATGCGTATGTTGACGGTGCTACCAGTGCAGATGTTCCATTGAACTTAAATGTTGATAAGCATTTGTTCAAATTTATTTATGATTATAACGGGTTGGACTATTACTATCATTATTTAGACGGATTTAGAAGTCAACTAAATTTTCAGTACGTAGGTAGTACCGATGATAATTTACCTGAATTTTTAATTGGTTTTAACGATTTCACCTTTTTTAAAAGAATTGGAGAACGGGGAAATTGGGCCAATAGATTGCGTTTAGGTTTGGCAAGTAACGTGGACAGTCCGTTCGCTCCTTTTACCGTAGATAATAACTTAAATATAAGAGGTGTAGGCAACACTATAGATAGGGGTACCGCTATGATTGTGCTGAATACGGAATACAGGCAAACCATCATCGAAAAAAATAAATTTGTGCTACAAGGAAATTTCTTTATTGATGGTGGAACATGGAGAAACCCGGCTGGTGGGTTTGATGACTTATGGAAAAGTGAAAACCTTAGAATTTACCCAGGTGTAGGGCTCAGGTTTATGCACAAGCGCATTTTCAATGCAATATTTAGAATAGATTACGGCTACGGAATCACAAAAGACGGAGACAATGGTATTGTCTTTGGTATTGGTCAATATTTTTAG
- a CDS encoding N-acetylmuramoyl-L-alanine amidase family protein produces the protein MLLSVFCFGQDSLKTIVAEPGDGILSLLRKQGVDPYEVFDEFVLLNNDNLRDSVHLIAGRTYIMPAVKLDTVAIVDSLQIQSKEIKELESVSYDIFGEKHKNVIEKSERLKGTIYYLVSGHGGPDPGAMGIYAGKAIAEDEYAYDITLRLAKELLSHGAKVYIIIQDPNDGIRDDFILEIDHDEVAYLDKTIPLNQVARLKQRVEIVNDLYKSNKGNYQRLIVTHVDSRSEGQNIDVFFYHHEHSKNGKRLAQSIHKTFEAKYKKYQPNRSYSGTFEDRTSLYLVKKTHPAMTFIEIGNIRNAKDQVRIVDPDNRQALAKWISEGVLLDYEGE, from the coding sequence ATGTTATTAAGTGTTTTTTGCTTTGGGCAAGATTCATTAAAAACTATTGTTGCAGAACCTGGTGACGGTATATTGTCACTGTTAAGAAAGCAAGGTGTTGATCCCTATGAAGTGTTCGATGAATTTGTGTTGTTGAACAATGATAATTTACGCGATAGTGTACATCTTATTGCGGGTAGAACATACATTATGCCAGCTGTAAAATTAGATACTGTGGCAATTGTAGATTCCCTGCAGATACAATCTAAGGAAATTAAGGAATTGGAAAGTGTTTCTTACGATATATTTGGTGAGAAACATAAAAATGTCATTGAGAAAAGTGAGCGATTAAAAGGTACTATATATTATTTAGTGAGCGGTCATGGCGGTCCTGATCCCGGGGCAATGGGCATATATGCCGGTAAGGCCATTGCAGAAGATGAATACGCATATGACATAACCTTGCGTTTGGCAAAAGAATTGCTTTCCCATGGTGCAAAAGTCTATATTATTATACAAGATCCCAATGACGGTATTAGAGATGATTTTATTTTAGAGATCGATCATGATGAGGTGGCTTATTTAGACAAAACAATACCTTTAAATCAAGTTGCGAGATTAAAGCAGCGTGTAGAAATTGTAAATGATTTATATAAATCTAATAAAGGCAACTATCAAAGATTGATAGTTACGCATGTAGATAGTAGAAGTGAGGGGCAGAACATAGATGTGTTTTTTTATCACCATGAGCATAGTAAAAATGGTAAAAGGTTGGCGCAAAGTATTCATAAGACCTTTGAAGCCAAGTATAAGAAATACCAACCAAACCGAAGCTACTCTGGTACTTTTGAGGATAGAACCTCTCTTTATTTGGTAAAAAAGACTCACCCTGCTATGACCTTTATCGAAATTGGAAATATTAGAAATGCAAAAGATCAAGTAAGGATCGTAGATCCAGATAATAGGCAGGCATTGGCAAAATGGATCAGTGAAGGGGTGTTGCTGGATTATGAAGGGGAATAG
- a CDS encoding Kelch repeat-containing protein has product MKTNVLKHFFFTVLTLFIISCDKDETEVTENEQQEQEQIEEPEEEVTDPTVVLAEERETVINSLTNGNQQTWKITEAILTNNSGTFNISNNFNVIDDELIFINEVFAGSKTDFNGTLEWRPGNFIETEATTIEETLVDYYESPFKTSFDFVSESSANLESPGFTFTYVDENTITGTVLGEGSSTIDIILSPKTVEDYVQVPTKTLSFSPAFTYPSNAVSGMSPGMTGSNSSNSIYIVTREDGMRGSDSMNPERVSKFDLENGNLTDQLFFQGDFVSKQLHIIDNKLKVVGGQYINTYDLGLQTNPTSASYEGQIALSRHGSAVINDEIFIVGGSLGDTQNVGNEIYKWDDLNSSLSLETTMPEIRSGARAETVQNKLYVFGGTEEFVGQNAKNTIYIYDFETGDLSTETMPSSVHFTFTGKHENLIIVGGQIKTFTDDADADGNPDGFLTQVDNDPYLGVYNTLNNEFTELSTNLTSSENETIHSMTVINGKIYILYGQQEEVAEGEFQNWDVLVADLN; this is encoded by the coding sequence ATGAAAACCAACGTATTAAAGCACTTTTTCTTTACTGTATTAACTCTTTTTATTATCAGTTGTGATAAAGACGAAACCGAGGTAACCGAAAATGAACAACAAGAACAAGAACAGATTGAAGAGCCAGAAGAGGAAGTTACAGACCCCACAGTTGTTTTAGCCGAAGAAAGGGAAACTGTCATAAACTCCCTTACAAATGGAAATCAACAAACATGGAAAATTACTGAAGCTATTTTGACCAATAATTCAGGGACTTTTAATATTTCAAATAATTTTAATGTTATTGACGACGAGCTTATTTTTATCAATGAAGTATTTGCAGGTTCTAAAACAGACTTTAACGGTACATTAGAATGGAGACCAGGAAATTTCATTGAAACCGAGGCTACAACAATAGAGGAAACCTTGGTAGATTATTATGAATCTCCTTTTAAAACATCCTTTGATTTTGTTAGTGAAAGTAGCGCTAACTTGGAAAGCCCTGGTTTTACATTTACCTATGTAGACGAAAATACAATTACAGGAACCGTTTTAGGCGAAGGTTCATCAACTATTGATATTATACTTAGCCCAAAAACAGTGGAGGACTATGTACAAGTACCTACCAAAACATTATCTTTTTCACCTGCTTTCACCTATCCATCAAATGCAGTTAGCGGGATGTCCCCAGGAATGACAGGATCAAATAGCAGCAATAGTATCTATATTGTAACCAGGGAAGATGGCATGAGAGGTTCAGATTCCATGAATCCAGAACGTGTCTCAAAATTCGATCTTGAAAACGGCAACCTCACTGATCAATTATTTTTTCAAGGAGATTTTGTTTCAAAACAACTTCATATTATAGACAATAAACTAAAAGTAGTTGGCGGGCAATATATAAATACATATGATTTAGGCTTACAGACAAATCCTACCAGTGCTTCTTATGAAGGTCAGATTGCATTATCTAGACATGGGTCTGCCGTAATAAACGACGAAATTTTTATCGTAGGCGGATCTCTTGGCGACACACAAAATGTTGGTAATGAAATTTATAAATGGGATGATCTTAATTCATCACTTTCTCTTGAAACTACCATGCCAGAAATTAGAAGTGGCGCCCGCGCAGAAACCGTCCAAAACAAACTATATGTTTTTGGCGGTACAGAAGAGTTCGTTGGTCAAAATGCAAAAAATACTATTTATATCTATGATTTTGAAACAGGGGATTTGAGCACTGAAACCATGCCATCATCTGTCCATTTTACCTTCACCGGTAAACATGAAAACTTAATAATTGTGGGAGGACAAATTAAAACATTTACAGATGATGCCGATGCAGATGGTAACCCTGACGGATTTTTAACTCAGGTTGACAATGATCCTTATTTAGGGGTGTACAATACATTAAACAATGAATTCACTGAATTGAGCACTAACCTAACAAGTTCTGAAAATGAAACCATTCATTCTATGACCGTAATCAATGGAAAAATATATATTCTATACGGTCAACAAGAAGAAGTGGCAGAAGGAGAATTTCAAAATTGGGATGTTTTAGTAGCAGATTTAAACTAG
- a CDS encoding TIGR04283 family arsenosugar biosynthesis glycosyltransferase: MSTPQPTISIIIPVLNGEKYIKDVLFSISANARTKCIKEILVIDGGSTDQTITNAEAYGATVLKSKKGRAAQMNFGATNANGEILYFLHVDTLPPESFDKEIIQEFKKGFEVGCFQMRFNSNSRFLKFFSWCTRINHHICRGGDQSLFITRKLFHLLDGFNESYIVYEDNEFIQRVYKLKPFKVISSAVTTSARRYEERGMIRLQYHFGIIHLKHRLGANPKDLYQYYLKHIAA; the protein is encoded by the coding sequence ATGAGTACCCCACAGCCAACCATTAGCATTATTATACCGGTATTAAATGGAGAAAAGTACATTAAAGATGTGCTTTTCTCCATTTCTGCCAATGCACGAACCAAGTGCATTAAAGAAATATTAGTAATTGATGGCGGTAGCACGGACCAAACAATTACCAATGCTGAAGCATACGGAGCCACAGTATTAAAAAGCAAAAAAGGGCGTGCTGCACAAATGAACTTTGGTGCTACAAACGCCAACGGTGAAATTCTCTATTTTTTACATGTTGATACTTTACCCCCAGAGAGTTTTGACAAAGAGATCATTCAAGAATTCAAAAAAGGATTTGAAGTAGGATGCTTTCAAATGCGCTTTAACAGCAACAGTAGGTTTTTAAAATTCTTTTCTTGGTGCACCCGTATAAACCACCACATTTGTAGAGGTGGTGATCAATCACTTTTCATTACCCGTAAACTTTTTCACCTTCTGGATGGTTTTAATGAAAGCTATATTGTGTATGAAGACAATGAATTTATTCAGAGAGTCTATAAACTAAAACCATTTAAGGTAATTTCTTCTGCTGTAACCACTTCTGCCAGAAGGTACGAAGAACGTGGCATGATTAGACTACAGTATCATTTTGGCATAATCCACTTAAAACATCGTTTAGGTGCAAATCCAAAAGACCTATACCAATATTACCTAAAACATATAGCCGCTTAA
- a CDS encoding purine-nucleoside phosphorylase, with protein sequence MMKEELLESVAYLKNKGFDNPEIGIVLGTGLGKLVDSIEDPIDAHYNHIPFFPLATVEFHTGKLVYGTISGKKVVVMQGRFHLYEGYDFLDITYPIRVMHMLGISKLFISNAAGAVNLDFKKGDMMLIEDHINLQGGSPLAFKGVSEFGERFADMSEPYDVDMRNKLTAIAKEHDISLKSGVYASVVGPQLETRAEYRMIKLIGADAVGMSTVPEVIVANHLSLPIVAVSVLTDECDPDNLKPVDIGEIISIAEKTEPKMVKLFKELIKQL encoded by the coding sequence ATGATGAAAGAAGAACTTTTAGAGTCTGTAGCTTACCTTAAGAACAAAGGTTTTGACAACCCAGAAATTGGTATTGTACTGGGCACAGGACTAGGAAAATTAGTAGATAGTATTGAAGATCCCATAGATGCCCATTATAACCACATTCCATTTTTCCCATTGGCCACCGTGGAATTTCATACAGGAAAATTAGTCTATGGAACCATATCCGGAAAGAAAGTTGTGGTCATGCAAGGTCGTTTTCACCTTTATGAGGGGTATGACTTTCTAGACATTACCTACCCTATTCGCGTAATGCATATGTTAGGTATTTCAAAACTGTTCATCTCTAACGCCGCTGGTGCGGTAAATTTAGATTTTAAGAAAGGAGATATGATGTTGATAGAAGATCATATTAACCTTCAAGGAGGCTCTCCATTGGCATTTAAAGGTGTAAGTGAATTTGGCGAACGTTTTGCAGATATGTCCGAACCTTACGATGTGGATATGCGCAACAAACTTACCGCCATTGCAAAAGAGCATGACATTTCATTGAAAAGCGGTGTGTATGCATCTGTTGTAGGACCTCAATTGGAAACTAGGGCAGAATACAGAATGATCAAATTGATAGGAGCAGATGCAGTAGGTATGAGTACCGTACCAGAGGTCATAGTTGCCAATCACTTATCATTACCCATAGTGGCCGTTTCTGTTTTGACCGATGAGTGCGACCCAGATAACCTAAAACCTGTTGATATAGGTGAAATTATCTCCATTGCCGAAAAAACAGAACCAAAAATGGTGAAATTATTCAAGGAATTGATCAAGCAATTGTAA
- a CDS encoding TIGR04282 family arsenosugar biosynthesis glycosyltransferase, whose amino-acid sequence MGILQNNKTEKDEKIIDFTLANSNNLLLIFTRNPELGKGKRRLAATVGDQAAFDIYKFLLAHTVAITKNLYAEKQVYYSEEIWNNDIWDNSKFDKKIQIGDDLGIRMANAFQEGFQNEYQKIIIIGSDMLDLSQDDLEDAFKALEKNDFVVGPAEDGGYYLLGMKKFMPELFKNKSWGTETVLKDTLADLKNETTALLETKNDVDYYEDIKDIEAFAPFLKHMTK is encoded by the coding sequence TTGGGAATATTACAAAACAATAAGACGGAAAAAGACGAGAAAATTATAGATTTCACTCTCGCAAACTCAAACAACCTTTTGCTGATCTTTACCAGAAACCCAGAACTTGGTAAAGGCAAAAGGCGTTTAGCAGCAACTGTAGGTGACCAAGCAGCATTTGATATTTACAAATTCTTATTAGCGCATACGGTAGCCATTACCAAAAACCTTTATGCCGAAAAACAGGTGTATTACTCTGAAGAAATTTGGAATAACGATATTTGGGACAATTCTAAGTTTGATAAAAAAATACAAATAGGCGATGACCTTGGCATTCGCATGGCAAATGCCTTTCAAGAAGGTTTTCAAAACGAATATCAAAAAATCATTATCATTGGCAGTGATATGCTAGACCTTTCTCAAGATGATTTAGAAGATGCATTTAAGGCTTTAGAGAAAAACGATTTTGTAGTAGGTCCCGCAGAAGATGGAGGATATTATTTATTGGGCATGAAAAAATTTATGCCCGAACTTTTTAAAAATAAATCATGGGGAACGGAAACCGTTTTAAAGGACACCTTAGCGGACCTGAAAAATGAAACAACCGCCCTTTTAGAAACAAAAAACGACGTTGATTATTATGAGGATATAAAGGATATTGAAGCCTTTGCCCCTTTTTTAAAACATATGACAAAATGA
- a CDS encoding rhodanese-like domain-containing protein has translation MKILIFKLIFSFVVLLPLSNKSLAQDKITKALNSWNQGTIPYVYFDNLPITDSIAYLDTREKEEFEVSHLKNAIWVGYKTFDEQKVLESLPDKTQPIIVYCSIGVRSEDIGEKLKELGYTKILNLYGGIFDWKNKGGQVFNDKEIPTDSVHAFSKHWGKLLQEGIKVY, from the coding sequence ATGAAAATACTAATTTTTAAATTAATATTCAGTTTTGTAGTTCTCTTACCTTTGTCCAATAAAAGCTTAGCACAAGACAAAATTACAAAGGCTTTGAACTCTTGGAACCAAGGCACTATACCCTATGTATATTTTGATAATCTACCGATTACCGATTCTATTGCATACTTAGATACAAGGGAAAAAGAAGAATTTGAGGTGAGTCACCTAAAAAATGCCATTTGGGTAGGATACAAAACATTTGACGAGCAAAAAGTTCTAGAATCTTTACCTGACAAAACACAACCTATTATAGTATACTGTTCTATTGGTGTTCGCTCAGAAGATATTGGAGAGAAATTAAAAGAATTAGGGTATACCAAAATTCTAAATCTTTATGGAGGAATTTTTGATTGGAAAAATAAAGGCGGACAAGTTTTTAACGACAAAGAAATACCTACCGATAGTGTTCATGCTTTTAGCAAGCATTGGGGCAAACTTTTACAAGAAGGAATTAAAGTGTACTAG
- a CDS encoding glycoside hydrolase family 32 protein, whose protein sequence is MQSKGLQLFILLSVISMASCKQEVKKDIVNEELEPTGYYVEPYRSQYHFTPEEKWMNDPNGLVYTDGEYHLFYQYYPDSTVWGPMHWGHAVSKDMMKWKHKPVALFPDEHGLIFSGSAVMDHNNTSGFGTEDQTAMVAIFTYHDMAGEQAGNKDFQTQGIAYSLDNGDSWTKYEGNPVIGNTGIKDFRDPKVFWNDKAETWTMLLVAGDHLQIWNSPNLKEWEKVSEFGKEQGAHGGVWECPDLFPLKIEGTNEIKWVLLISINPGAPNGGSGTQYFIGDFDGETFTSDQVEHKWIDLGRDNYAGVTYNDAPNDERVFIGWMSNWDYARDTPTDKWRSAMTVPRELTLRKVNDDVLLYNYPLKSFERHVAMAYPESVLEILPTRKRILPLKYGNQSKIQFTLSVPNAQMYFRNKNGDSVSIDVDRDKKVVTFDRRKSGKVDFSEKFAPGVQQMKIPNIPDGPIEIMMLLDHSSLELFINEGQYVMTNQIFPNEFFRALTIVNNSENELKIEDFTEHKVERVWD, encoded by the coding sequence ATGCAAAGTAAAGGCTTACAGTTGTTTATTCTATTATCTGTTATTTCAATGGCAAGTTGTAAGCAAGAGGTGAAAAAGGATATTGTTAATGAAGAATTGGAGCCTACGGGATATTATGTAGAACCCTATAGATCTCAATATCATTTTACACCAGAAGAAAAATGGATGAACGATCCAAACGGACTTGTTTATACTGATGGGGAATATCATTTGTTCTATCAATATTACCCGGATAGTACCGTTTGGGGACCTATGCATTGGGGTCATGCGGTAAGTAAAGATATGATGAAATGGAAGCATAAACCAGTTGCACTTTTTCCAGATGAACATGGATTGATATTTTCTGGTAGTGCCGTTATGGACCATAATAACACTTCTGGTTTTGGAACGGAAGATCAGACGGCAATGGTGGCTATTTTTACCTATCATGACATGGCGGGCGAGCAGGCAGGTAATAAAGATTTTCAAACTCAGGGCATTGCCTATAGCTTAGATAATGGTGATAGTTGGACCAAGTATGAAGGCAACCCCGTAATCGGTAATACCGGTATTAAAGATTTTAGGGATCCTAAAGTGTTTTGGAACGATAAGGCAGAAACTTGGACAATGCTACTGGTAGCAGGTGATCATTTGCAAATATGGAACTCTCCTAATTTAAAAGAGTGGGAAAAAGTTAGTGAGTTTGGTAAAGAGCAAGGTGCTCATGGAGGTGTTTGGGAATGTCCAGATTTATTTCCGTTGAAGATTGAAGGTACAAATGAGATAAAATGGGTATTGTTGATCAGTATAAATCCGGGTGCACCAAATGGGGGTAGTGGTACGCAATATTTTATAGGAGATTTTGATGGAGAAACATTTACCTCGGACCAAGTGGAGCATAAGTGGATAGATTTAGGTAGGGATAATTATGCAGGAGTAACCTATAACGATGCACCTAATGATGAACGTGTTTTCATTGGATGGATGAGCAATTGGGACTATGCAAGAGATACACCTACCGATAAATGGCGAAGTGCAATGACAGTGCCTAGAGAATTGACCTTGCGGAAAGTAAATGATGACGTGTTGTTGTACAACTATCCGTTAAAAAGTTTTGAGAGGCACGTAGCAATGGCTTATCCGGAAAGTGTTTTGGAAATCTTGCCTACGAGAAAAAGAATTTTGCCTCTTAAATATGGAAACCAGAGTAAAATACAGTTTACGCTTTCCGTGCCCAATGCGCAAATGTACTTTAGAAATAAAAATGGCGATAGCGTGAGTATAGATGTTGATAGGGACAAAAAAGTTGTCACTTTTGACCGAAGAAAATCGGGTAAGGTAGACTTTAGTGAGAAATTTGCTCCTGGTGTTCAACAAATGAAGATTCCGAATATACCGGACGGACCTATAGAAATAATGATGCTTTTAGACCATTCTTCGTTAGAGCTATTCATCAATGAGGGTCAGTATGTGATGACCAATCAAATTTTCCCCAATGAGTTTTTTAGGGCTTTGACCATTGTGAACAATTCAGAAAATGAATTAAAAATTGAAGATTTTACAGAACATAAGGTAGAACGGGTTTGGGATTAA
- a CDS encoding type III pantothenate kinase produces MNLIVDAGNTNVKLAIFKKSEIIHLETVVVDLFVEAVKRIFKEFPKIEFSIISSVGSISKDQIKVLAIFSELHELSHASKVPFKNSYASPQTLGVDRLALATAAYYYNPHQNNLVIDAGTCVTFDMINDFDEYLGGAISPGLQMRYNAMHYQTSKLPLLEKKELLDYIGNTTENCLHSGAVNGITLEIDGVIDLYKARFKNLTVILTGGDTLFLSKRLKNTIFADSKFLLKGLNYLLEYNKH; encoded by the coding sequence ATGAATTTAATTGTTGATGCGGGTAATACAAATGTCAAATTAGCGATCTTTAAAAAGTCGGAAATAATTCATTTAGAGACTGTTGTTGTAGATTTGTTTGTTGAGGCAGTAAAAAGAATTTTCAAGGAATTTCCTAAAATAGAATTTTCAATAATTTCTAGTGTAGGGTCAATTTCAAAGGACCAGATTAAGGTTTTGGCTATTTTTAGTGAACTTCATGAGCTTAGTCATGCGTCAAAAGTGCCGTTTAAGAACTCTTATGCCTCTCCACAAACTTTGGGTGTAGATCGTTTGGCCTTGGCTACGGCTGCCTATTATTATAATCCACATCAAAATAATTTGGTTATTGATGCCGGAACCTGTGTTACGTTTGATATGATCAATGATTTTGATGAGTACCTAGGCGGCGCAATTTCCCCAGGCTTGCAAATGCGGTACAATGCTATGCATTACCAAACATCTAAATTGCCGTTACTCGAAAAAAAGGAGCTGTTAGACTACATTGGCAACACCACTGAAAACTGTCTACATAGTGGGGCGGTAAATGGAATTACACTGGAAATAGACGGTGTCATTGATCTTTACAAAGCAAGATTTAAAAATTTAACAGTTATTTTAACCGGTGGAGACACACTATTTTTGTCTAAACGATTAAAAAATACCATATTTGCGGATTCCAAATTTCTCCTGAAAGGGCTTAATTATTTGCTGGAATACAACAAGCACTAA
- the lptC gene encoding LPS export ABC transporter periplasmic protein LptC: MKQIYNFRGIAVVCTMAMLFLSCQDNYKRVGEEAVKKIYPRGVVEDFVLTYTETPEKLGSEDDGSSRVMAVLSGPIRNDFEQLSFPYQTFPEGLLVEIFNEKNEKTTIEADYGVLYSKTSIVDLRGNVLIKGDDGKKLATSQLYYDRGNEWAFTQEKFTFTNPDDGTVMDGEGMDIQKDLKFLNAHKTYGLMLIKEEDKEEKND, translated from the coding sequence ATGAAACAGATTTATAATTTTAGAGGCATTGCCGTGGTATGTACCATGGCAATGCTTTTTTTATCTTGTCAAGATAATTACAAGAGAGTGGGTGAAGAAGCGGTAAAGAAAATTTACCCCAGGGGTGTAGTAGAGGATTTTGTACTTACCTATACTGAAACACCTGAAAAATTAGGATCTGAAGATGACGGTTCGTCTAGAGTAATGGCAGTATTATCCGGACCGATCAGAAACGATTTTGAGCAGCTTTCATTTCCGTATCAAACTTTTCCAGAAGGTCTGCTGGTGGAAATTTTTAACGAGAAAAATGAAAAAACAACGATAGAGGCAGATTATGGAGTATTGTACTCTAAGACTTCTATTGTAGATTTGCGTGGTAATGTGCTTATAAAAGGAGATGACGGTAAAAAGCTAGCTACATCACAGCTATATTATGATCGTGGTAATGAGTGGGCTTTTACCCAAGAAAAATTTACGTTTACCAATCCAGATGACGGTACTGTAATGGATGGTGAAGGTATGGATATACAAAAAGACCTGAAGTTTTTAAATGCACATAAAACCTATGGTTTAATGTTGATCAAAGAAGAAGATAAAGAAGAAAAAAATGATTAA